The window GGTGCCGTCGGCAAGCCGCACCTTCTGCGGCCCCGCGATCGTCGCGCGCGTCTTGAAGACGGTGACCTTATGGTTTTCGAGCGTCTGGCCATAGAGGCCTTCGAGCCGCGTGACCTCCGCCTGGACATTGTCGCGCAGCCGGTCCCAGTCGAATTTGCAGTCGGGGACGTCCCAGCCGAAATGGCGCGCATCCTTCAGGTCCTCGGCGAAATGGGCGCCATAGACGAGCAGTTTCTTGGGCACACAGCCGCGGATGACGCAGGTGCCGCCGACGCGATAATCCTCGGCCACCGCGACGCGCGCACCGTGCGACGCGGCGATGCGCGAGGCGCGTACCCCGCCCGACCCGGCGCCGATGACGAAGAGATCATAGTCGAAATTGCTCATGGACGGCCCCTGAAGGATGGTGGCTGCACTTCGCAGCGAGCGCCTATGTGGTTACGCGGCGGCAGCTTGCCAATCGAATTTTACGCTCAGACCGTCCAAACTCGTCATTGCGAGCGAAGCGAAGCAATCTCCAGCTATCGACCACGCGCAAGGCCGATGGCTGGAGATTGCTTCGTCGCCTTCGGCTTCTCGCAATGACGAAGGCTATTCCCCCAGCGCCGCCGCCATCAGCGCCTGTGTCGCGGCGTCGAACTCGACGGTGCCTTCGGACAGGCCCTTGGCCATTTCCTTGCCCAGTTCGACCCCGAACTGGTCGAAGGGATTGATGCCGAGCAGCACCGCATTGGCAAAGACGCGATGCTCGTAAAAGGCGATCAGCGCGCCGAGGCTGCGCGGGGTGACCTGGTCAAGGAGGATCGTCGTCGACGGCCGGTCGCCGGGGTAGTTGCGCGCGCCGTCGCTGCTCGCGCGCCCGGTCATCAGCGCCGCGCCCTGCGCGATGCAGTTGGCGACGAGCGTTTCGTGATGCGCCTCGTCGAGCAGATGATCGGGCTCGCGCGCGACGACGAATTCGACGGGGATCAGGTGGGTGCCCTGATGCAGAAGCTGGAACACCGCATGCTGCGCATCGGTGCCGACCCCGCCCCAGGTGATCAACGCGCTCGCGCGGTCGAGCGGCTTGCCGTCCAGCATCACGCCCTTGCCGTTCGATTCCATTTCGAGCTGCTGGAGATAGGAGGGCAGCAGGCGCAGCCGTTCGTCATAGGCGAAGACCGCGCGCGTCTGGCAGGCGAGGCGGTTGGCGTAGATCTGATCCGCAAAGGCGGCGAGCAGGCCGACATTGTCGGCGCCGTCGCACAGGCGAAAATGGCGGTCCATCTCGGCTGCGCCCTCGAGCATGTCGGCGAAGGCGTCCCAGCCGAGCGCCAGCGCGGCCGGAAAACCGATCGACGACCAGAGCGAATAGCGTCCGC is drawn from Sphingopyxis sp. OPL5 and contains these coding sequences:
- the pgi gene encoding glucose-6-phosphate isomerase, which produces MTRSDQAWQALADWQPQRLTDLVAADPAARLGKLVRNVADIRFDFAKTHLDDAAIAILSDLAAAQDFGGRRKTLFAGGVANPSEDRAAEHSAERGDGAPESVHRAQALHQRMRMLIDAIEAGAFGEIRHLLHIGIGGSALGPDLLVDALGRGGARYDVAVVSNVDGAALDEAFAKFDPACTLIAVASKTFTTTETLLNAASALQWLEEAGVPDPFGRVIALTAMPERAMEWGVDETRILPFAESVGGRYSLWSSIGFPAALALGWDAFADMLEGAAEMDRHFRLCDGADNVGLLAAFADQIYANRLACQTRAVFAYDERLRLLPSYLQQLEMESNGKGVMLDGKPLDRASALITWGGVGTDAQHAVFQLLHQGTHLIPVEFVVAREPDHLLDEAHHETLVANCIAQGAALMTGRASSDGARNYPGDRPSTTILLDQVTPRSLGALIAFYEHRVFANAVLLGINPFDQFGVELGKEMAKGLSEGTVEFDAATQALMAAALGE